Proteins co-encoded in one Dehalococcoidia bacterium genomic window:
- a CDS encoding periplasmic heavy metal sensor, which produces MNIRIATGLVVVLSLMSPVFADGIQKPPVPLMSRTMMMSVRMIIRPLPELAVDTVSNQIQLTPDQKQKLLAVLDKSEQTMGPLAEQYLKSLEAVRSALFAPDKDGVRLREATDKAARAEAAVVSAEIDFWTQAKTILTDDQLAKLQEALGKLSARTGPPTAQTPSVSPGPSPVAPATVVPE; this is translated from the coding sequence ATGAATATCCGCATCGCAACTGGCTTGGTTGTAGTCTTGTCTCTGATGAGTCCGGTATTCGCCGACGGGATTCAGAAACCGCCAGTGCCATTGATGTCTCGAACTATGATGATGTCAGTCAGAATGATCATTCGGCCGCTGCCGGAGTTGGCCGTTGATACCGTAAGCAATCAGATACAGCTAACGCCCGACCAGAAACAGAAACTGCTGGCCGTGCTAGACAAGTCAGAGCAAACGATGGGACCCTTGGCAGAGCAGTACCTTAAGTCACTTGAGGCGGTGCGTTCCGCACTATTTGCCCCAGATAAGGACGGCGTCCGGCTTCGTGAAGCGACAGACAAGGCTGCGAGAGCAGAGGCCGCAGTTGTATCGGCGGAGATCGACTTCTGGACTCAGGCAAAGACAATCCTCACTGATGACCAATTGGCGAAGCTGCAAGAAGCCCTTGGCAAGCTTTCGGCACGCACTGGCCCGCCAACTGCTCAAACACCATCTGTCTCGCCCGGGCCGAGCCCTGTTGCACCAGCGACCGTGGTCCCAGAGTAA